Proteins encoded together in one Porites lutea chromosome 2, jaPorLute2.1, whole genome shotgun sequence window:
- the LOC140926448 gene encoding uncharacterized protein: MEFCVIFLLANGISSLILALIICVSGSILTIAMIKNPPSLNFKPIERIMRVVFILCFLAGTTLLPYFGVTEILRGANSECPDRLPTFVAIFTDFLIGGKLWLQLLMQIERFAAFFYPHFHRIRFTKRATTILSLVLVLISLLFSLLVLTGIKERHFYGVFINFFGTCSWIAMFTIIWITYRKLKHRRSRIGVNDINQQPRMRERIEYERVRNALGARKYLFQSVLWSIPSILFILPWYIVLFIYILCDVCLATNAGFFWQRFWVPFSFLYDAWMLLFMIFTGH; this comes from the coding sequence AtggagttttgtgtcatcttttTGCTGGCAAATGGAATATCATCGCTCATTCTTGCGTTAATCATATGTGTTAGCGGTAGTATCCTTACTATTGCAATGATAAAAAACCCTCCAAGCTTAAATTTCAAGCCCATCGAAAGAATCATGCGCGTAGTGTTCATTTTGTGTTTCTTGGCTGGGACGACCCTTCTTCCATATTTTGGTGTTACTGAAATCTTACGAGGTGCGAACAGTGAGTGTCCTGATCGACTGCCGACGTTTGTTGCTATATTCACAGATTTCCTTATCGGTGGTAAACTTTGGCTGCAATTGTTGATGCAAATCGAACGATTTGCGGCCTTCTTTTATCCGCATTTTCACCGTATAAGGTTTACCAAACGCGCCACTACGATTCTCTCACTGGTTCTGGTATTAATTTCGTTGCTTTTTTCGTTACTGGTCCTCACAGGAATCAAAGAGCGCCATTTTTATGGTGTATTCATTAACTTCTTTGGTACTTGTTCTTGGATAGCGATGTTTACGATAATCTGGATAACTTACCGAAAACTTAAACACCGCAGAAGTAGAATAGGCGTGAACGATATCAATCAACAGCCAAGGATGAGAGAGAGAATAGAGTATGAACGGGTAAGAAATGCATTAGGAGCAAggaaatatttatttcaaaGTGTTTTATGGTCTATTCCATCTATATTATTCATTTTACCGTGGTACATTGTactatttatttacattttatgTGATGTATGCTTGGCAACCAATGCAGGATTTTTCTGGCAACGGTTTTGGGTTCCTTTTTCGTTTCTGTACGATGCTTGGATGTTATTGTTCATGATATTTACTGGCCACTAA
- the LOC140926449 gene encoding uncharacterized protein, with product MTDDSGTTSSTASSSQASPTATFVPLLDVASLPPFNPKEDPNTLAVRWKLWKRSFNLYLVAKGITKDEQKTALLLHIGGLNFQELYYTLLTGTEIKPFAESMELLDNYFAPQLNVPFERHQFRQMEQASGESVDQFVCRLRQKAIFCEFENVDEAIRDQLIERCRDPRLRRKFLEKTNATLKDLQDLARVQEAVNMQVKAMDQSSGQVNAVSGKPHSKGKGKGTAQGRNRGNKSGKPSGGSQETKVRGCFRCNYTDHMARDPNCLARSKKCNACGEIGHFAVCCKTKERKRLTRDDEGRNNTRGRAYQLSEDSATGQQDYYAFTVGVSQPTSGSEVDLKVGGVTLPGVLIDSGASCTVIDQATWEVLKKKSVQCESKKSSKKLFAYGQKDPIEVIGTFVSEIVCEISGNSCVDEFTVVKGPGRSLLGKNTAEKLGVLRVGPDVCSLTVEGSDADIREKYREVFTGLGKLKDFQLKLHVRDDVTPVAQPVRRLPFGLRAKVDEKLDELLAKDIIEEVSHNPTEWVSPLVVVPKTDGNIRICVDMRRANSAIERERHPIPTIEEVLYDLNGSTVFSKLDLKWGFHQVELDEKSREITTFVTHRGLYRYKRLMFGVTSAPENYQKIVADVLHGCEGVANLADDLIVHGCGIKEHDRNLHAVLTRLKEKGLTLNGDKCQFRLPKLTFFGHDLSRQGVAPSEEKVAAILNASPPQDASQVRSFVQLVQYSAKFLPNFAQEAEPLRSLLRKNEPFIWGEAQERSFQKLKQLVAQATTLAYFRGDCNTRIIADAGPQGLGAVLTQLQDGEWRAISYASRNLTEVERRYSQTEKEALALVWACERFNIYVYGRKFELETDHKPLECIFGRLSKPSARIERWVLRLQGYDYRVVYRPGKANIADSLSRLNQCNPKDTSGEEFDFVKAVAEESLPVALTAKQVELVSDSDPEIASLRQYILSGDWSQCFTGRSLASCPRGTSGHRKNEGTFKDKGLVAKD from the exons ATCGAGTACAGCTTCAAGTTCACAAGCTTCGCCAACCGCGACGTTTGTTCCTCTCCTGGATGTGGCCAGCCTTCCTCCCTTCAATCCAAAGGAAGATCCGAACACCCTTGCAGTTCGCTGGAAGTTGTGGAAACGCTCGTTCAATCTGTATTTGGTGGCAAAAGGGATTACGAAAGATGAACAGAAAACCGCATTGCTGTTGCATATTGGAGGGTTGAATTTTCAGGAGCTTTATTACACGTTATTGACCGGTACGGAAATCAAGCCGTTCGCAGAGAGTATGGAGTTGTTGGATAACTATTTTGCACCGCAGTTAAACGTTCCATTCGAAAGGCATCAGTTTAGGCAAATGGAGCAAGCGTCAGGAGAGTCGGTGGATCAGTTTGTTTGTCGGTTGAGGCAGAAAGCGATCTTCTGCGAGTTTGAAAATGTTGATGAGGCAATAAGGGATCAGCTTATTGAGAGATGCAGGGACCCCAGACTTCGCCGTAAGTTCCTGGAGAAAACAAATGCTACTCTGAAGGATTTACAAGATTTGGCTCGTGTGCAGGAAGCAGTGAACATGCAGGTCAAGGCTATGGATCAGTCATCCGGTCAGGTGAATGCTGTTTCCGGCAAACCTCAcagcaaaggaaaaggaaaagggacAGCGCAGGGTAGAAACAGAGGAAATAAGTCTGGTAAACCGTCGGGTGGTTCTCAGGAGACAAAAGTAAGAGGCTGTTTTCGCTGTAATTACACTGACCATATGGCACGTGACCCGAATTGTCTTGCCCGTAGCAAGAAATGTAATGCATGTGGCGAGATTGGACATTTTGCAGTCTGTTGCAAAACAAAGGAACGCAAACGTCTTACAAGGGATGACGAGGGAAGGAATAATACACGGGGTAGAGCCTATCAACTATCAGAGGATTCAGCCACTGGACAACAAGATTATTATGCATTTACAGTTGGAGTCAGTCAGCCTACAAGTGGTAGTGAAGTTGATTTGAAGGTTGGAGGAGTGACGTTACCAGGGGTACTTATTGATTCTGGAGCGTCGTGCACTGTGATTGATCAAGCAACCTGGGAagttttgaagaagaagagTGTTCAGTGTGAGTCcaagaaatcaagcaaaaagttGTTTGCTTATGGACAGAAAGATCCTATTGAGGTGATTGGGACATTTGTGTCTGAGATTGTGTGCGAGATCAGTGGAAACAGTTGTGTTGACGAATTCACAGTGGTTAAAGGTCCAGGAAGATCTCTTCTGGGAAAGAACACTGCAGAGAAGTTGGGCGTGTTAAGGGTCGGTCCAGATGTGTGTTCATTAACTGTTGAAGGAAGTGATGCGGACATCCGTGAGAAGTATAGAGAGGTTTTTACAGGGCTTGGGAAGCTGAAGGATTTTCAGCTGAAATTACATGTAAGAGATGATGTCACGCCGGTTGCACAACCCGTACGGAGACTGCCATTTGGGTTAAGAGCCAAGGTTGACGAGAAGTTGGATGAGTTGTTAGCCAAAGACATCATCGAGGAGGTGTCACACAACCCAACTGAGTGGGTGTCGCCGTTGGTTGTTGTCCCGAAGACAGACGGTAACATTCGGATTTGCGTGGACATGCGCAGGGCGAATTCAGCAATAGAGAGGGAAAGACACCCAATCCCTACAATTGAGGAAGTATTGTACGACCTTAATGGCTCAACCGTCTTCTCAAAGCTCGATCTCAAGTGGGGCTTCCACCAGGTGGAATTGGATGAAAAATCGCGCGAGATCACGACGTTTGTTACACACCGTGGTTTGTACAGGTACAAACGCTTGATGTTCGGGGTAACATCGGCGCCTGAAAATTACCAGAAAATTGTGGCGGATGTTTTGCATGGTTGCGAGGGAGTGGCTAATTTGGCAGATGATTTGATTGTGCATGGTTGTGGCATAAAGGAACACGACAGGAATTTACATGCCGTACTGACCCGATTGAAAGAGAAAGGACTAACCTTGAATGGGGACAAATGCCAGTTTCGTCTTCCCAAGCTTACATTCTTCGGTCATGATCTGAGCAGGCAAGGTGTTGCGCCCAGTGAAGAGAAAGTAGCTGCCATCTTGAACGCAAGCCCTCCACAAGATGCTTCACAGGTCAGATCATTTGTTCAGCTTGTACAGTATTCTGCAAAGTTTCTTCCCAACTTCGCGCAAGAAGCAGAACCACTCAGGAGTCTCCTGAGGAAGAATGAGCCTTTCATCTGGGGTGAAGCACAGGAAAGGTCATTCCAGAAGTTGAAACAGCTAGTTGCACAGGCCACTACGCTTGCATATTTCAGAGGAGACTGTAACACACGTATTATTGCCGATGCAGGTCCACAGGGTTTAGGTGCAGTGCTGACTCAACTTCAAGACGGCGAGTGGCGAGCAATCTCGTACGCGTCCAGAAACCTCACTGAAGTGGAGCGGAGATACAGCCAGACCGAGAAAGAGGCCCTTGCCCTAGTATGGGCTTGTGAGAGGTTCAACATTTATGTATACGGGCGCAAATTTGAACTTGAAACTGATCACAAGCCACTCGAGTGTATTTTTGGCAGGCTTTCAAAACCATCAGCACGTATCGAACGTTGGGTTCTCAGGTTGCAGGGGTATGACTACAGAGTTGTTTATCGGCCTGGCAAAGCGAATATCGCAGACTCTCTCTCAAGACTCAATCAATGTAACCCTAAAGACACAAGTGGGGAGGAATTTGACTTTGTCAAGGCAGTTGCTGAGGAAAGCTTACCTGTTGCCCTGACAGCGAAACAAGTCGAATTGGTTTCTGATAGTGACCCAGAAATTGCTAGCCTGAGACAGTACATTTTAAGTGGGGACTGGTCTCAAT GCTTTACGGGGAGAAGTCTTGCGTCTTGCCCACGAGGGACATCAGGGCATCGTAAAAATGAAGGCACGTTTAAGGACAAAGGTTTGGTGGCCAAAGATTGA